Proteins encoded within one genomic window of Amycolatopsis sp. 2-15:
- the lepA gene encoding translation elongation factor 4, giving the protein MTAPKTFADTTFTPPELIRNFCIIAHIDHGKSTLADRMLQLTGVVEERAMRAQYLDRMDIERERGITIKAQNVRLPWQVDGQNHVLHMIDTPGHVDFTYEVSRALEACEGAVLLVDAAQGIEAQTLANLYLALENNLQIIPVLNKIDLPSADPDKYAAELAHIIGCEPTDVLRVSAKTGVGVGALLDEVVRQVPAPVGDADAPARAMIFDSVYDTYRGVVTYIRVVDGKITPREKIRMMSTGATHELLEVGIISPEPKPSKGLGVGEVGYLITGVKDVRQSKVGDTVTSERHGATEPLAGYREPKPMVYSGLYPVDGSDYPELREALEKLQLNDAALAYEPETSVALGFGFRCGFLGLLHLEITRDRLEREFGLDLISTAPNVVYRVVLEDRSEVVVTNPSDWPTGLKISEVHEPVSKVSILAPSEFVGTIMELCQSKRGVLLGMDYLSEDRVELRYNIPLAEIIFDFFDTLKSRTRGYASLDYEEAGDQVAELVKVDILLQGETVDAFSAIVHKDAAYGYGNRMATRLRELIPRQQFEVPIQAAIGSRIIARETIRAIRKDVLAKCYGGDISRKRKLLEKQKEGKKRMKTVGRVEVPQEAFVAALSTEDSGKAKK; this is encoded by the coding sequence AAGACGTTCGCCGATACCACCTTCACGCCGCCGGAACTGATCCGCAACTTCTGCATCATCGCCCACATCGACCACGGCAAGTCGACGCTGGCGGACCGCATGCTGCAGCTCACCGGCGTCGTCGAGGAACGGGCGATGCGCGCGCAGTACCTCGACCGGATGGACATCGAGCGTGAGCGCGGCATCACGATCAAAGCCCAGAACGTCCGCCTGCCCTGGCAGGTCGACGGTCAGAACCACGTGCTGCACATGATCGACACGCCCGGCCACGTGGACTTCACCTACGAGGTCTCGCGCGCCCTGGAGGCGTGTGAAGGCGCGGTGCTGCTGGTCGACGCCGCGCAGGGCATCGAGGCGCAGACGCTGGCCAACCTCTACCTGGCGCTGGAGAACAACCTCCAGATCATCCCGGTCCTCAACAAGATCGACCTGCCCTCGGCCGACCCGGACAAGTACGCGGCCGAGCTCGCGCACATCATCGGCTGCGAGCCCACCGACGTGCTGCGGGTCTCAGCGAAGACGGGCGTCGGCGTCGGCGCGCTGCTCGACGAGGTCGTGCGCCAGGTCCCGGCGCCGGTCGGCGACGCGGACGCCCCGGCGCGGGCGATGATCTTCGACTCGGTCTACGACACCTACCGCGGCGTCGTCACCTACATCCGCGTGGTCGACGGCAAGATCACCCCGCGCGAGAAGATCCGCATGATGTCCACCGGCGCGACCCACGAGCTGCTCGAGGTCGGCATCATCTCGCCGGAGCCCAAGCCCAGCAAGGGCCTCGGCGTCGGCGAGGTGGGCTACCTGATCACCGGGGTGAAGGACGTCCGTCAGTCGAAGGTCGGTGACACCGTCACGTCCGAGCGGCACGGCGCCACCGAGCCGCTGGCCGGCTACCGCGAGCCGAAGCCGATGGTCTATTCGGGCCTGTACCCGGTCGACGGCTCCGACTACCCGGAGCTTCGTGAGGCGCTGGAGAAGCTGCAGCTCAACGACGCGGCGCTCGCCTACGAGCCGGAGACGTCCGTCGCGCTGGGCTTCGGCTTCCGTTGCGGCTTCCTCGGCCTGCTGCACCTGGAGATCACGCGCGACCGCCTGGAGCGCGAGTTCGGCCTCGACCTGATCTCCACCGCGCCCAACGTGGTCTACCGCGTGGTGCTGGAGGACCGCAGCGAGGTCGTGGTCACCAATCCGTCCGACTGGCCGACCGGGCTCAAGATCTCCGAGGTCCACGAGCCGGTGTCGAAGGTGAGCATCCTCGCGCCGAGCGAGTTCGTCGGCACGATCATGGAGCTGTGCCAGAGCAAGCGCGGTGTCCTGCTCGGCATGGACTACCTGTCCGAGGACCGCGTCGAGCTGCGCTACAACATCCCGCTCGCGGAGATCATCTTCGACTTCTTCGACACGCTGAAGTCGCGCACGCGCGGGTATGCCTCGCTCGACTACGAAGAGGCGGGCGACCAGGTTGCCGAGCTCGTGAAGGTCGACATCCTGCTGCAGGGCGAGACCGTGGACGCGTTCTCGGCGATCGTGCACAAGGACGCCGCCTACGGCTACGGCAACCGGATGGCCACGCGGCTGCGCGAGCTGATCCCGCGCCAGCAGTTCGAGGTACCGATCCAGGCGGCGATCGGCTCGCGCATCATCGCGCGCGAGACGATCCGCGCGATCCGCAAGGACGTGCTCGCCAAGTGCTACGGCGGTGACATCTCGCGTAAGCGCAAGCTGCTCGAGAAGCAGAAGGAAGGCAAGAAGCGCATGAAGACCGTCGGCCGGGTCGAGGTCCCGCAGGAGGCCTTCGTCGCGGCTCTGTCCACTGAGGACAGCGGCAAGGCCAAGAAGTAG
- a CDS encoding pyridoxamine 5'-phosphate oxidase family protein encodes MTADLEHVRALSLQENGLATISTTRADGTVHSSVVNAGVFDDPVTGKPGVALVAIGGAHKLKLLRTTGHATLTFRRGWDWVSVTGKTHLIGPDDPDAAFDPAGLPTLLRDVFKAATGTHDDWAEYDRVMAEERRVAVFVAAEKIIGNR; translated from the coding sequence ATGACCGCCGATCTGGAGCACGTCCGCGCGCTGTCCTTGCAGGAGAACGGCCTCGCGACCATCTCGACCACCCGCGCCGACGGGACGGTGCACTCGTCCGTCGTCAACGCCGGGGTCTTCGACGACCCCGTGACCGGCAAACCCGGCGTCGCCCTCGTGGCGATCGGCGGGGCCCACAAGCTCAAGCTGCTGCGCACCACCGGCCACGCGACACTCACGTTCCGCCGTGGCTGGGACTGGGTGTCGGTGACCGGGAAAACCCACCTCATCGGCCCCGACGACCCCGACGCGGCCTTCGACCCGGCCGGCCTGCCGACGTTGCTGCGCGACGTCTTCAAGGCCGCCACCGGAACCCACGACGACTGGGCCGAGTACGACCGCGTGATGGCCGAGGAGCGCCGCGTCGCGGTGTTCGTGGCGGCCGAGAAGATCATCGGCAACCGCTGA